A part of Neovison vison isolate M4711 chromosome 8, ASM_NN_V1, whole genome shotgun sequence genomic DNA contains:
- the THBD gene encoding thrombomodulin: protein MLRVLLLGVLAPAGLGLPTSPEPQPRGSQCVEHDCFELFRGPATFFAASQACEGLGGHLMTVRSSVAADVISLLLSGDSGDSPRLWIGLQLPPGCSDPGQLGPLRGFQWVTGDNRTSYSRWARLHVDPAPLCGPLCVAVSEAGALAPREPAWEEQQCTAEADGFLCEFHFAASCKPLLVDSGAVAAAGVTITYTTPFRATGADFQALPAGSSASIAPFGVELECAAPPGEAEARWGRDDQGAWDCSVENGGCQDTCNRSAETSQCFCPADAYLEADGRSCAAQADHPCHKLCEHYCITNSYVPGSYSCMCETGYQLAADQHGCEDVDDCIQVPSPCPQRCVNTRGAFECHCNPGFELVNNDCVESVDPCLGSKCEYQCQPVGQTDYRCICAEGFAPSPQDPHRCLMFCNQTACPADCDPYSPTSCQCPEGYILDDGFMCTDIDECENGDCPGACRNLPGTYECICGPDCDPTEVNTDGDGDGGSGEPPVSPTPGATLSPSPVGPLHSGVLIGISIASLSLVVALLALLCHLRKKQGTTRAELEYKCGSPAKEVVLQHVRTEQMPQKL from the coding sequence ATGCTCCGGGTCCTGCTCCTCGGCGTGCTGGCCCCCGCCGGTCTGGGGCTCCCCACGTCCCCAGAGCCTCAGCCACGCGGCAGCCAGTGCGTCGAGCACGACTGCTTCGAGCTTTTCCGGGGCCCCGCGACCTTCTTCGCCGCCAGCCAGGCCTGCGAAGGGTTAGGGGGCCACCTGATGACTGTGCGCTCCTCAGTGGCGGCTGATGTCATCTCCTTGCTACTGAGCGGCGACAGCGGCGACAGCCCGCGCCTCTGGATCGGCCTGCAGCTCCCGCCCGGTTGCAGTGACCCAGGGCAACTCGGGCCCTTGCGCGGCTTCCAGTGGGTTACCGGCGACAACCGCACCAGCTACAGCAGGTGGGCGCGGTTGCACGTTGACCCAGCGCCTCTCTGCGGCCCCCTGTGCGTCGCAGTCTCGGAAGCTGGGGCCCTAGCACCCCGCGAGCCAGCCTGGGAGGAGCAGCAGTGCACTGCAGAAGCTGATGGTTTCCTCTGCGAGTTCCACTTTGCAGCCTCCTGCAAGCCCCTGCTCGTGGACTCTGGAGCCGTGGCGGCCGCCGGTGTAACGATCACCTATACCACTCCGTTCCGGGCCACTGGCGCGGACTTCCAGGCGCTACCCGCGGGTAGCTCTGCCTCTATAGCGCCCTTCGGAGTGGAGCTGGAGTGCGCGGCGCCGCCAGGAGAGGCCGAGGCGCGCTGGGGCCGGGATGACCAGGGCGCCTGGGACTGCAGCGTCGAGAACGGCGGCTGCCAGGACACTTGCAACAGGAGCGCTGAGACGTCTCAGTGCTTCTGCCCGGCTGACGCCTACCTAGAGGCTGACGGGCGCTCCTGCGCCGCACAAGCGGATCACCCTTGCCACAAACTCTGCGAGCACTATTGCATTACCAACAGCTACGTGCCCGGCTCTTACTCGTGCATGTGCGAGACCGGCTACCAGCTGGCTGCTGACCAGCACGGGTGCGAGGACGTGGACGACTGTATCCAGGTGCCCAGTCCGTGCCCGCAGCGATGTGTTAATACGCGGGGCGCCTTCGAATGCCACTGCAACCCTGGCTTCGAGTTGGTGAACAACGACTGCGTGGAGTCAGTGGACCCGTGCTTAGGGAGCAAGTGCGAGTATCAGTGCCAGCCTGTGGGCCAGACAGACTATCGCTGCATCTGCGCTGAGGGCTTCGCACCCAGCCCTCAGGACCCACACAGGTGCCTAATGTTCTGTAACCAGACTGCATGCCCAGCAGACTGCGATCCCTACAGCCCAACTTCCTGCCAGTGCCCTGAAGGCTACATCCTGGATGACGGCTTCATGTGCACAGACATTGATGAGTGCGAAAACGGAGACTGCCCCGGGGCCTGCCGCAACCTCCCAGGCACCTACGAGTGCATCTGTGGGCCTGACTGTGACCCCACCGAGGTGAACactgatggtgatggtgacggcGGTTCTGGGGAGCCCCCGGTCAGCCCGACTCCCGGCGCCACCTTGAGCCCCTCACCTGTAGGGCCCTTGCATTCTGGAGTGCTCATCGGCATCTCCATCGCCAGCCTATCTCTGGTGGTGGCGCTTTTGGCGCTCTTGTGCCACCTGCGCAAGAAGCAAGGCACCACGAGGGCGGAGCTGGAGTACAAGTGTGGTTCCCCGGCCAAAGAGGTGGTGCTCCAGCATGTGCGAACTGAGCAGATGCCTCAGAAACTCTGA